From Deltaproteobacteria bacterium:
CTTTCGTTGCGGAGAGATACCCGTTTCCTGACGGACGTTACCTGGGCCCGTTATTCCGATCGGCAGAAGTTCAAACCGCAGGGGCTCTTCGGGGGTAAGGAAGGAACGAAGGGTGAGCTTGTTCTTAATCCGGGTACAGCAGGGGAGCAAAAGCAAAAGTCGAAAGGTGTCACCAAACTGAAAGCCGGTGATGTTCTGAGCATCCGCCTGCCGGGTAGTGGTGGTTATGGAGATCCTATAAAGCGAGATCCGGAAAAGATACGTTGGGATGTCGTAAATGCTAAAGTAAGTCTCGAATCTGCCAAAGATGACTATCTTGTCATCTTTAATGATGATCTGACTATTAATGAAGAGAAAACGCAATATCTTCGTACGAAGGCAAAAGCAGGTTAATAAACTTTAGATGGAGGAAGGGAATCAAAGGATTCGCCGGGCCACAATCCAAAGCATTGGAAGGTCTCTTGTGTCACTTCGACACAGGTTCCCCGTTGACAAGCAAGGCCTTTCGTACTTTTCCAAGGCTTGTGCGGGGAAAATCCCTGCAAAAAGTCACGTGCCTCGGCCATTTGAAGCGGGCTAACCGCCCCCCGCAGAAGGAGATCACGTCTTCTGCCAGAACATTTGCCCCAATCTTGGTAATGACAAAAGCGTGCCCCACTTCACCCCATATCTCGTCTGCAACGCCCACGATAGCGATATCCTCAACACACGGGTGCTCCCGCAGGGCCTTCTCCACTTCCGCCGGATAGACATTTTCACCCCCCGAGATATACATGTCCTTGGCCCGGTCCACCAGGTAGAAATACCCATCTTCATCTTTGCGGGCCAAGTCCCCCGTGTAGAGCCAGCCGTTTTTGATTGTCTCTTCGGAGCGAACAGGGTCCTGCCAGTATTCCTTCATCATAATGGAGCCCCGCACGACGATCTCACCCACTTCACCGGAATTTACGGGCCGGTCTTGTCGGTCCACCAGATTAACCTCCGCGTGGAAAACGGGTCGGCCGACGGTACCAGGTTTTCGCAATGACTCTTCCGCGGAGGCCCAAAGGAGGATAGAGGTCTCTGTCTGGCCCATGATCTGGCAAAGAGGAAACCCGGCCTGCATGCATCGGGCCAGCAGCTCGGGTGTGGTCTTTTCCCCGCCTATGGCACAAACCAATAGAGAAGAAAGGCTTCCCCTTCGCTCCTGCTCAACCCCAAGGAGCGCTCTATAAACCGTGGGAACACCGAGTAGTTTGGTTACCCTGAACCGCTCTATGTCCTTATAGGTCATGTCGGGATCGAACTTGGGATGAATGATCATGGTTGCGCCCTTGTACAGGATTGGCGAAGCCTGGATAAAGAGCCCTCCGGAGTGGTAAAGGGGAAGGACAATGAGCATGATATCGTCAAAGTGGAGATTGAAGAAAATATCCGCGTTGAGACAATTGAAGAAGGTCTTACGATGGGAAAGGACGGCCCCCTTTGGCTGGCCGGTGGTGCCGGAAGTGTACATGATGACATGGGGCTCTTCGGGGTCGGTGGGGCCCAGAGACTCCGTTAGAAACGGCTCCTGTCCGTCAAAGGCCTTTGTCTCAACGTTGTAGTCCATGATTTCAGGGGATGCGATCTTGTGACCAACGCTTCCGAGCAACATGGGAGGTGTGCAGGTGTTCAGGTTGAGTCCGGTAACCAGTTCTCCGTAACGTTCTCCGAAGACGAAGAGCCGGGGCCGGGAATTCCCCAAGATAAAGCCCAAATCGGGCCTTGCGAGACGGAAATTGATGGGCACGAAGATCGCCCCCAGGCGGGCACAGGCAATGTAAAGATCAATAAACTCCGGACAGTTTTCGAGCAACACCCCTACCCGGTCTCCCTTCTCGATCCCCAGGGACTGGAGCCAGCAACTCGCACGGTTTGCCCTCCGGTGAAGCTCCAGATAGCTGATCTCCTGTCCTTTGAAGATGATAGCAGGTTTATGAGGCTGCAGTTCACTCCAGCGCAACACCCACCAGGCTATGTTCATTGACTTGATCATTTTTCCCTCGTACTGCATCTCGGTAATAACATCGCTTCTAGCGAGAGAGGTATAGGCGATTTGTTTTTGCCTGTCAAGGGGTGTATTATCTTAAAAAGTACCGTCTATACGGTAGGAAAGGGAAACTTGGTAGCGGGCGCTTTTTTGAGAAATCATTCCATCTTCTGGCTGAGTCACCCTTCAAGAAGGCTTGTTTGAGCACTGTCTATACAGATCTTTCTGCATGCCTCAAATTAGCTTCGCTGAGAAAGTAACATCATTCGTTACGGGTTGAAATCAAGCATTTTCTTCAAGGGTGACGTTTTACTTCCTTGAAGAGGAAGTTATGCTTGCCCCCGATCATCCCCCCAAAATGCCACATTTCATCTGGTACTCGGCAATATACCTTGATCAAAAAAATAGCTACTTGTAACCTACTTGTTCATGATGGATAATCACTCCTGACGTCGCCATCCGATTGAGCAGCTTCCATTCCTGTTCCGCACTTATATCCAAAGCGGCGGCAATTTCACCGGAGAAGATGATTTTTTTTAAGTAGTTGGGCATAGTCGAGAGGCTGCATTTCCATTTCGCCCAACCTGGTTTTCTCGCGTTTCACTATGTTATTTGTTCCTTCCTTGAAAGAGGAGTTACGAGTAAAATAAAAAGCCTTTATCAAATTTTTTTAGAATTTTGATTATCGAAAATATTCATGATTGGAGAAAGGTGCACGTAATCTAAATGAAAATAAATCGGGCAGGCAACATTTCACATTGACAAAGACACCAAGAGGTTATAGATGTGCTCAGACAATCCGTTAACAAGCCTGGGGCTGATAACGGATTTTTTTTACAGGGGGAAAGAGGCGATGGCGGCAGCGGATGTATTGCTCTACGACACAACATTAAGGGACGGCACACAAGGGGAACAGATCAATTTCACGGCTGAGGATAAATTACGCATTGCGCGGCGTCTGGATGATAATGGTTTCCACTATATAGAAGGGGGCTGGCCCGGCTCTAATCCGAAGGACATGCGTTTCTTTGAACTGGCGAAAGAGGCTGATCTCAAGCAGGCCCGTCTTACCGCCTTCGGCAGCACGCGCAAGCCCGATATAAAACCGGAAGATTGTCCCAACCTGCAGGCGCTTATAGCCGCAGCAACACCGACGGTGACGATTTTCGGCAAGTCATGGGATCTGCATGTAAATGAGATCCTGCAAACAACCCTCCTCGAAAACATGGCCATGATTCGTGATTCCATAATTTTTCTTAAGGCCATGGGAAAAGAAACGATTTTCGATGCCGAGCATTTCTTTGACGGCTACAAGAACAATCCCCATTACGCCTTGGAGGTTATAGAGACAGCCGCTGTCGCCGGCGCAGACATGATCGTTCTGTGTGATACCAATGGCGGTACCATGCCTCAGGAAATCACTGAAATAATCGCCGCTGTCAGTGAACTCATTCCGCCGCAGCGCCTGGGCATCCATGCCCATAATGATTGCGGACTGGCGGTGGCCAATTCCCTGGCGGCAGTTCTGTGCGGAGTGAGGATGGTGCAAGGGACGGTTAACGGCTTTGGCGAGCGGTGCGGCAACGCCAACCTGATTACCATCATCTCCAACTTGCAGCTCAAAATGGGTAAGAATTGCCTGACTGAGGCCCAGCTCAGCCAATTGTCCAAGCTGGCCCATTATGTAAGCGATGTGGCCAACATTCCTCCCGTTCCGTATAGCCCCTACGTCGGGCGCAGCGCCTTCGCCCATAAGGGGGGGATCCATGTGAGCGCCATTGCCAAAAACGCCAGTGCCTACGAACACATCAAACCGGAATTGGTGGGGAACCGGCAGCGCGTCCTGGTTTCGGATCTGGCCGGGAAAAGCAATATCGAGTACAAGGCCCGGGAAATGGGGATTGACCTGGGAACCGACGAGCTTACGAGCCGGAAGATCGTGACGGAAATCAAAAAAATGGAAGATGAGGGCTATCAGTTTGATGCAGCCGAAGGCTCATTGTCGCTGCTGATCAAGAAAACAACCGGTGAATTCAAGGCGCCTTTTGCCCTGGAAAGTTTTCAGGTCATCAACTCCAAGACGGACGCGACGCCCTCCCAGTGCCACGCAACGGTCAAGATAACCGTCGGCGATGAAGAAGAGCTGACGGCGGCGGAAGGCAACGGCCCCATCAATGCCCTTGATCATGCCTTAAGGAAGGCCCTGACAAAATTTTATCCCCAGATTGCCGAGATGCACCTGGTGGATTTCAAGGTCCGGATCATCGAGAGTAGCGAAGGTACCGGGGCCAAGGTGAGGGTTTTACTGGATTCCCGTGATGACAATGATCTCTGGAGCACGATCGGCGTCTCCGCCAATATCATTGATGCCGGTTGGTATGCACTCGTGGACAGCATCCAGTATAAATTAAGCAAGGACAAACTGAACAAGCATAATCCGACCAACGGGACCAGGAAAGAATAAGTTCATTGCCAAGCCTTTTTGTTTCTGGTAAAGAGGAGCTAAGAATTTATGACGGGTTAGCAAAGATAACAGTATGTTAATTTCCATAAACAGCCAAAATCCCCAGATGCGGCTGATTAAAAAGGCGGTGGAGATTCTCCAGCAGGGCGGGCTCGTTATCTATCCTACCGACACGGTCTACGGTCTCGGGTGTGCGCTGTCCAACAAGAGAGGGATAGAAAGGATCTACGCAATCAAGCGACAGAACAAAAAACAGCCTTTAAGTTTCATCTGTGCCGATCTCAAAGACATCAGCAGTTATGCACGGGTATCTGATCCCTCCTACAAGACCATGAAGCACTTCCTGCCCGGTCCTTACACTTTTATTCTTGAGGCCTCGCGCCTGGTACCAAAAATCATCCTGCCCAAGAGAAAGACGACCGGCATCAGGGTCCCGGATAACGCCATCTGCTTGGCCTTGGTCAGGGAACTGGGCGAGCCCATCATCAACAGCAGCGTTAAAAACGAAAGGGATGAATTTATCAGCGATCCCCGGATAATTGAAGAAAAGTTCCGGCATCATGTGGACCTGGTTATTGACGGCGGCATACTGGCGCCGGAACCTTCCTCCGTCATCAGTCTCATAGAAGACAGGATAGAAGTTATCAGAACCGGCAAAGGCGATGTAACGGCTTTTTTACGATTAAAATAACCGCTGGCCGTTGTTGCCCACTCGCGGCCTGCCACCAACCTTTATGAGGGAATTATGAAACAGGAGATGCTCATCAATGCCGTCCACCCGGAACAGAAGCGGATGGCCATTCTGGAAGACGGCAAACTCATTGAATTCGACATCCAGATGTCTTTTAAGCAGCCCATCACGGGTAATATTTACCTGGGTGTAGTTCAAAAGGTGGAACGGGGCCTGCAGGCCGCCTTTGTAAACTACGGCGGCAAGAAGGATGGCTTTCTGCCCTTGCGCGACGTGAGCCCGGATAATTTCACGGAAGCAAGTAGCAGAGAAGGCAATCACGAAGCGGGAAGACATACGCTGAAAGTCGGGCAGGAGGTACTGGTCCAGGTACTCCGGGAGGTAAGCGGCCAGAAGGGCGCCCTGCTGACCGGTTATATCTCACTGCCGGGCCGCTACCTCGTCCTGCTGCCGAACAAAGAGAGCAGCGGCGTTTCGCGCAAGATAGAAGATGAAGATGACAGGAAGCGTTTGAAGGCGATCGTGGGACAGATACAAAAAGATGAGGGGCTCGGCTTTATCGTCCGTACCGCCGGCATGAGCCGCACGAAACAGGAACTCTCCCGCGACTACCAGCACCTTTTAAGGCTCTGGCAGGAAATCCAGAAAAAAACAAAATCCATCTCGGCCCCGGCACTGATCTATCAGGAAAGCGATTTCGGCGTCCGGACCCTGCGGGATTATTTTATCCCGGAGATTACGGAAATATGGGTGGACGACCCGGAGACATTCAAAAAAATGCGCGCCTACTGCAAGGCTATCGCTCCCCGGAATTTAAAGATGATCCAGCTTTACAAGGAAAAAACTTCCATCTTCGACAAATTCCAGTTGGAAGATCAGATCCGCGGCATCTACCAGGATCGGGTCAATCTGAAGTCCGGCGGCTATGTCATCATCAAACCCACGGAGGCCATGATTACCATTGATGTCAACTCCGGGCGGGCCTCCAACAAAAGGAATGTGGAAGAGACGGCTTTCCGGACCAATATCGAGGCCGCCGAGGAAGTAGCCAGACAGCTCCGCCTGCGCGATCTCGGCGGTCTGATCGTGATAGATTTTATTGACATGATGGACCGGAAAAACAATGCGGAGGTAGAAAGAACCTTCAAGAAGGCCTTGAGCCTCGATCGGGCCCGGATCCAATTGGCGAAAATTTCCAAGTTCGGCATCATGGAGCTTTCGCGCCAGAAAAAGCACTCCACCATCCAGGAAATCAGCTACATGCCCTGTCCTTTCTGCCATGGCAGCGGTATCCGGCCATCCCTTGAATATGCGGCGCTCAGCGCCTTCCGGAAAATGGAATCCCAGGCGGTAAAAGGCGCCTCTTCCAGCCTCACGGTTTCGCTTCCTCACGAAGTGGCCCATTATCTGCTCAACCAGAAGCGTAGCGAAATCTGTAAGCTGGAAACTGACTACGAGATGGACATCCATGTTGTGACCGTGACCGACATGGCCTGGGATGCCGTAACTATCGAAGCGACTACGAGAAAACCTATCTTGGGGGCACAGGAAGCCAGATTGAAA
This genomic window contains:
- a CDS encoding AMP-binding protein; translation: MIKSMNIAWWVLRWSELQPHKPAIIFKGQEISYLELHRRANRASCWLQSLGIEKGDRVGVLLENCPEFIDLYIACARLGAIFVPINFRLARPDLGFILGNSRPRLFVFGERYGELVTGLNLNTCTPPMLLGSVGHKIASPEIMDYNVETKAFDGQEPFLTESLGPTDPEEPHVIMYTSGTTGQPKGAVLSHRKTFFNCLNADIFFNLHFDDIMLIVLPLYHSGGLFIQASPILYKGATMIIHPKFDPDMTYKDIERFRVTKLLGVPTVYRALLGVEQERRGSLSSLLVCAIGGEKTTPELLARCMQAGFPLCQIMGQTETSILLWASAEESLRKPGTVGRPVFHAEVNLVDRQDRPVNSGEVGEIVVRGSIMMKEYWQDPVRSEETIKNGWLYTGDLARKDEDGYFYLVDRAKDMYISGGENVYPAEVEKALREHPCVEDIAIVGVADEIWGEVGHAFVITKIGANVLAEDVISFCGGRLARFKWPRHVTFCRDFPRTSLGKVRKALLVNGEPVSK
- the cimA gene encoding citramalate synthase; this translates as MAAADVLLYDTTLRDGTQGEQINFTAEDKLRIARRLDDNGFHYIEGGWPGSNPKDMRFFELAKEADLKQARLTAFGSTRKPDIKPEDCPNLQALIAAATPTVTIFGKSWDLHVNEILQTTLLENMAMIRDSIIFLKAMGKETIFDAEHFFDGYKNNPHYALEVIETAAVAGADMIVLCDTNGGTMPQEITEIIAAVSELIPPQRLGIHAHNDCGLAVANSLAAVLCGVRMVQGTVNGFGERCGNANLITIISNLQLKMGKNCLTEAQLSQLSKLAHYVSDVANIPPVPYSPYVGRSAFAHKGGIHVSAIAKNASAYEHIKPELVGNRQRVLVSDLAGKSNIEYKAREMGIDLGTDELTSRKIVTEIKKMEDEGYQFDAAEGSLSLLIKKTTGEFKAPFALESFQVINSKTDATPSQCHATVKITVGDEEELTAAEGNGPINALDHALRKALTKFYPQIAEMHLVDFKVRIIESSEGTGAKVRVLLDSRDDNDLWSTIGVSANIIDAGWYALVDSIQYKLSKDKLNKHNPTNGTRKE
- a CDS encoding L-threonylcarbamoyladenylate synthase; this translates as MLISINSQNPQMRLIKKAVEILQQGGLVIYPTDTVYGLGCALSNKRGIERIYAIKRQNKKQPLSFICADLKDISSYARVSDPSYKTMKHFLPGPYTFILEASRLVPKIILPKRKTTGIRVPDNAICLALVRELGEPIINSSVKNERDEFISDPRIIEEKFRHHVDLVIDGGILAPEPSSVISLIEDRIEVIRTGKGDVTAFLRLK
- a CDS encoding Rne/Rng family ribonuclease, which produces MKQEMLINAVHPEQKRMAILEDGKLIEFDIQMSFKQPITGNIYLGVVQKVERGLQAAFVNYGGKKDGFLPLRDVSPDNFTEASSREGNHEAGRHTLKVGQEVLVQVLREVSGQKGALLTGYISLPGRYLVLLPNKESSGVSRKIEDEDDRKRLKAIVGQIQKDEGLGFIVRTAGMSRTKQELSRDYQHLLRLWQEIQKKTKSISAPALIYQESDFGVRTLRDYFIPEITEIWVDDPETFKKMRAYCKAIAPRNLKMIQLYKEKTSIFDKFQLEDQIRGIYQDRVNLKSGGYVIIKPTEAMITIDVNSGRASNKRNVEETAFRTNIEAAEEVARQLRLRDLGGLIVIDFIDMMDRKNNAEVERTFKKALSLDRARIQLAKISKFGIMELSRQKKHSTIQEISYMPCPFCHGSGIRPSLEYAALSAFRKMESQAVKGASSSLTVSLPHEVAHYLLNQKRSEICKLETDYEMDIHVVTVTDMAWDAVTIEATTRKPILGAQEARLKSLTGQEEGQELEAEESDEEEINSELVEYPEKSTIVA